A single region of the Sus scrofa isolate TJ Tabasco breed Duroc chromosome 17, Sscrofa11.1, whole genome shotgun sequence genome encodes:
- the ASXL1 gene encoding putative Polycomb group protein ASXL1 isoform X2, whose amino-acid sequence MKDKQKRKKERTWAEAARLVLENYSDAPMTPKQILQVIEAEGLKEMRSGTSPLACLNAMLHSNSRGGEGLFYKLPGRISLFTLKKDALQWSRSPAAVEGEEPEDTADVESCGSNEASTVSGENDVSLDETSSNASCSTESQSRPLANPRDSCRASSQANKQKKKTGVMLPRVVLTPLKVNGAHVESASGQMKRNRGEEIDFETPGSILVNTNLRALINSRTFHALPSHFQQQLLFLLPEVDRQVGTDGLLRLSSSALNNEFFTHAAQSWRERLADGEFTHEMQVRIRQEMEKEKKVEQWKEKFFEDYYGQKLGLTKEESLQQNVGQEEAEIKSDLRVPGESTRPQRGQATRQRDGHFKKRSRPDLRTRARRNLYKKQEPEQAEIAKDTQSVAPDIPLYKDGEAKTDAVGVGSPHPAGTSSTAPTSESPKSPAETVASRMQPSPDDLARVSTSPDRNPSVPQETVDQEPKDQKRKSLEQAASASFPEKKPRLEDRQSFRNTIESVHTEKPQPTKEEPKVPPIRIQLSRIKPPWVVKGQPTYQICPRIVPITESSCRGWTGARTLADIKARALQVRGARGHHCHREAATTAIGGGGGPGGGGGGATDEGGGRGSSSGDGGEACGHPEPRGAPSAPGVCASDLQRTQLLPPHPLNGELVQAGTAMSRARREDLALLRKEQSCPLQRVPDVLRSGLEDASQLPIAPTGDQPCQALPPLSSRTPAPEGLVEQPTLHLRGRTECGSGATSWESDNGEQGPPVPLENSPVQAPAGDVVLEGGTSQALDSDRNPTVKDPENVTPCSIPESLAGCLQDRQFDDESGLSASGPPTRERAARQGNLKSEALFSAGAAPRMPGLSDDGSVRQPEPTSRKGAPPLEPQVGEERDKAAPLVPGLPGALTAEEGLDPLDDLASLWAVPSQGCADRAGNRQLEVAKLRINGDSEALSPHSESTDTASDFEGHFSEDSSEADPGEAAVQERSSAADQAEKHDWNGSAALPEVHRDPSLVTRTDSMVAPQSWVSRVCAVPPKIPDSLLLASTEYQPRPVSLGRPTSSVEATNPLVMQLLQGSLPLEKVLPPAHGSSKPESPQLPLTKEQSHGGSLGTQSLQDPGENSYEVGRSSPSSSRTSKESLLPESREASTGLASLQVTQVPGASSEISKKAPSSDSLYPVTHPVAASGKVEVDSKEQSSSFSFKDQKEAGHLTQSSNSSAAPGTSPGNLTTSRAPCFSSPNAVSLGPDPAGRALGDQNSAGGQGKKLFGSQNEAAALQCPRPVEPAPLPADAPPTFPSRKLAPSKNSVSGGVQTAREDWAPKPPPASFDRIKSEKIFGGGPLKANAENRKAMGPGPRELVDHLQGMPFVLDLPFWKLPREPGKGLSQPLEPSSIPSQLNIKQAFYGKLSKLQLSSTSFNYSSSSPTFPKGLAGSVVQLSHKANFGASHSASLSLQMFTDSSTVESISLQCACSLKAMIMCQGCGAFCHDDCIGPSKLCVLCLVVR is encoded by the exons AAGGATGCCCTGCAGTGGTCTCGCAGTCCGGCTGCAGTGGAGGGAGAGGAGCCAGAGGACACAGCTGATGTGGAGAGCTGTGGGTCTAATGAAGCCAGTACTGTGAGTGGTGAAAATGATG TTTCTCTCGATGAAACGTCTTCTAATGCCTCCTGTTCTACGGAATCTCAGAGTCGGCCTCTTGCTAATCCCAGGGACAGCTGCCGAGCTTCCTCACAG GCaaacaagcagaagaaaaagaccGGGGTGATGCTGCCTCGAGTTGTCCTGACTCCTCTGAAGGTAAACGGGGCCCACGTGGAATCTGCATCAG GTCAGATGAAGCGCAACAGAGGGGAAGAGATAGATTTTGAGACGCCTGGGTCCATTCTCGTCAATACCAACCTCCGGGCCCTGATCAACTCTCGGACCTTCCACGCGTTGCCGTCCCACTTCCAGCagcagctcctcttcctcctgcctgaaGTAGACAGACAG GTGGGGACGGATGGCCTGTTACGTCTCAGCAGCAGTGCACTGAACAACGAGTTTTTCACCCACGCGGCCCAGAGCTGGCGGGAACGCCTGGCTGATG gcGAATTCACTCATGAGATGCAAGTCAGGATACGACaggaaatggagaaggaaaagaaggtggAACAGTGGAAAGAAAAGTTCTTCGAAGACTACTATGGACAGAA ATTGGGTTTGACCAAAGAAGAGTCATTGCAGCAGAATGTGGGCCAGGAGGAGGCTGAAATCAAGAGTGACTTGCGTGTCCCAGGAGAATCAACACGACCACAGCGTGGCCAGGCCACCCGACAGCGAGATGGGCATTTCAAGAAACGCTCTCGGCCAGATCTCCGAACCAGAGCCCGAAGGAATCTGTACAAAAAACAGGAGCCAGAACAAGCAGAGATTGCTAAAGACACACAGTCTGTGGCACCAGACATCCCCCTCTACAAGGATGGGGAGGCTAAGACTGATGCAGTAGGGGTGGGCAGTCCCCATCCAGCTGGCACATCCTCCACAGCACCCACCTCAGAGAGTCCCAAATCCCCGGCAGAAACTGTGGCTTCCCGGATGCAGCCCAGTCCAGATGACCTGGCACGTGTCTCCACGTCTCCAGACAGAAATCCCAGCGTGCCTCAGGAGACCGTGGATCAGGAACCCAAGGATCAGAAGAGGAAATCCTTGGAGCAGGCAGCCTCTGCATCCTTTCCCGAAAAGAAGCCCCGGCTTGAAGATCGTCAGTCCTTTCGTAACACAATTGAAAGTGTTCACACCGAAAAGCCACAGCCCACCAAAGAGGAGCCCAAAGTCCCGCCCATCCGG ATTCAGCTTTCACGTATCAAACCACCCTGGGTGGTTAAAGGTCAGCCCACTTACCAGATATGCCCCCGCATCGTCCCCATCACGGAGTCCTCCTGCCGGGGCTGGACTGGCGCCAGGACCCTTGCAGACATTAAAGCCCGTGCTCTGCAAGTCCGAGGGGCGAGAGGCCACCACTGCCATCGAGAGGCGGCCACCACTGCCATCGGAGGGGGGGGTGGCCCGGGTGGAGGTGGCGGCGGGGCCACCGATGagggaggtggcagaggcagcagcagtggtgatggtggtgaggcCTGTGGCCACCCTGAGCCCAGGGGAGCCCCGAGTGCCCCTGGAGTGTGTGCGTCAGATCTACAGCGAACACAACTACTGCCGCCTCATCCTCTAAACGGTGAGCTTGTCCAGGCTGGAACTGCCATGTCCAGAGCCAGGAGAGAagacctggctttgctcagaaaGGAGCAGAGCTGCCCTCTACAGAGGGTTCCAGATGTCCTCAGGAGCGGGCTGGAAGATGCCTCCCAGCTCCCCATTGCTCCCACTGGGGACCAGCCATGCCAGGCTCTGCCCCCACTGTCCTCCAGAACCCCAGCACCTGAGGGGTTAGTTGAACAGCCCACGTTGCATCTGCGAGGTAGAACCGAATGTGGGTCTGGTGCCACTTCCTGGGAAAGCGATAATGGGGAGCAAGGACCCCCAGTCCCCTTGGAGAACAGTCCTGTTCAGGCTCCAGCAGGGGATGTTGTATTAGAAGGAGGCACCAGCCAGGCTCTGGACAGTGACCGTAATCCCACCGTGAAGGACCCTGAGAATGTGACCCCATGTTCTATCCCTGAATCATTGGCTGGTTGCCTGCAGGACAGACAGTTTGATGATGAATCAGGACTCAGTGCCTCGGGCCCACCCACCAGGGAAAGAGCTGCTAGACAAGGAAACTTGAAAAGTGAGGCTCTCTTCTCCGCTGGTGCTGCTCCTCGGATGCCTGGCCTGTCAGATGACGGGTCAGTGAGACAGCCTGAACCCACCTCCAGAAAAGGTGCCCCACCTCTTGAGCCCCAGGTGGGAGAAGAGCGGGACAAAGCTGCTCCCCTCGTTCCGGGGTTGCCTGGGGCCTTGACAGCTGAGGAGGGGCTGGATCCCCTCGATGACTTGGCTTCCCTCTGGGCAGTGCCATCTCAAGGGTGTGCTGACCGCGCTGGCAACAGGCAGCTAGAAGTTGCAAAGCTGAGAATCAATGGAGACTCTGAAGCCCTGAGTCCTCACAGCGAGTCCACAGACACAGCCTCTGACTTTGAAGGCCACTTCTCTGAGGACAGCAGCGAGGCCGACCCTGGTGAAGCCGCAGTGCAGGAGAGGTCCTCGGCGGCAGACCAGGCTGAGAAACATGATTGGAATGGCTCCGCCGCACTCCCCGAGGTGCACCGCGACCCGAGTCTGGTCACAAGGACAGACAGCATGGTTGCTCCTCAGAGCTGGGTGTCTCGAGTATGTGCAGTTCCCCCCAAAATCCCAGACTCCCTGCTGTTGGCCAGTACTGAGTACCAGCCGAGGCCCGTGTCTCTTGGCCGCCCCACGTCCTCAGTGGAGGCCACCAACCCACTCGTGATGCAGTTGCTGCAGGGCAGCCTACCCCTAGAGAAGGTTCTTCCTCCAGCCCATGGGAGCAGCAAACCCGAATCCCCACAACTGCCGCTTACGAAAGAGCAGAGCCATGGCGGCTCCCTGGGGACACAATCTTTGCAAGATCCTGGGGAAAACAGTTACGAGGTTGGTAGGAGCAGTCCTAGTTCGTCAAGAACCTCGAAGGAGTCTCTTCTACCTGAGAGCCGTGAAGCAAGCACCGGCCTTGCCAGCCTGCAGGTTACCCAGGTTCCTGGAGCGTCCTCGGAAATCTCCAAGAAAGCCCCAAGTTCAGACTCTCTCTATCCAGTGACACACCCAGTGGCTGCCTCTGGGAAAGTGGAAGTGGACTCCAAAGAGCAGTCCTCCTCTTTCAGTTTTAAAGATCAAAAGGAAGCTGGTCATCTGACCCAGAGCAGTAATTCAAGTGCCGCCCCAGGCACAAGTCCAGGAAATCTCACTACCTCGAGAGCCCCTTGTTTCTCATCTCCAAATGCGGTCTCCTTGGGTCCCGATCCGGCAGGTCGGGCCCTGGGTGACCAGAACAGTGCTGGAGGCCAAGGGAAGAAGCTCTTTGGCTCCCAGAACGAGGCTGCAGCCCTTCAGTGCCCCAGGCCTGTGGAGCCAGCGCCACTGCCTGCTGATGCCCCTCCCACTTTTCCCAGTAGGAAGTTGGCTCCAAGCAAGAACTCCGTGTCTGGTGGGGTACAGACTGCCAGGGAAGACTGGGCTCCAAAGCCACCGCCTGCCTCTTTTGACAGAATCAAGAGTGAGAAGATTTTTGGTGGGGGGCCTCTCAAGGCAAACGCAGAGAACAGAAAGGCAATGGGGCCTGGTCCTCGGGAGCTGGTGGATCATTTGCAAGGGATGCCCTTTGTCCTTGATTTGCCCTTCTGGAAATTACCCCGAGAGCCTGGGAAAGGGCTCAGTCAGCCTCTGGagccttcttccatcccctcccaACTCAACATCAAACAGGCCTTTTATGGGAAGCTTTCCAAACTCCAGCTCAGTTCCACCAGCTTTAATTATTCCTCCAGCTCCCCCACCTTTCCCAAAGGCCTTGCTGGAAGTGTGgtgcagctgagccacaaagcaaACTTTGGTGCGAGCCACAGTGCATCACTTTCCTTGCAGATGTTCACCGACAGCAGCACGGTGGAAAGCATCTCGCTCCAGTGTGCGTGCAGCCTGAAAGCCATGATCATGTGCCAGGGCTGCGGCGCGTTCTGTCACGATGACTGTATTGGACCCTCAAAGCTCTGTGTATTGTGCCTTGTGGTGAGATAA
- the ASXL1 gene encoding putative Polycomb group protein ASXL1 isoform X1, translated as MKDKQKRKKERTWAEAARLVLENYSDAPMTPKQILQVIEAEGLKEMRSGTSPLACLNAMLHSNSRGGEGLFYKLPGRISLFTLKKDALQWSRSPAAVEGEEPEDTADVESCGSNEASTVSGENDVSLDETSSNASCSTESQSRPLANPRDSCRASSQANKQKKKTGVMLPRVVLTPLKVNGAHVESASGFSGRHADGESGSPSSSSSGSLALGSAAIRGQAEVARDPAPLLRGFRKPATGQMKRNRGEEIDFETPGSILVNTNLRALINSRTFHALPSHFQQQLLFLLPEVDRQVGTDGLLRLSSSALNNEFFTHAAQSWRERLADGEFTHEMQVRIRQEMEKEKKVEQWKEKFFEDYYGQKLGLTKEESLQQNVGQEEAEIKSDLRVPGESTRPQRGQATRQRDGHFKKRSRPDLRTRARRNLYKKQEPEQAEIAKDTQSVAPDIPLYKDGEAKTDAVGVGSPHPAGTSSTAPTSESPKSPAETVASRMQPSPDDLARVSTSPDRNPSVPQETVDQEPKDQKRKSLEQAASASFPEKKPRLEDRQSFRNTIESVHTEKPQPTKEEPKVPPIRIQLSRIKPPWVVKGQPTYQICPRIVPITESSCRGWTGARTLADIKARALQVRGARGHHCHREAATTAIGGGGGPGGGGGGATDEGGGRGSSSGDGGEACGHPEPRGAPSAPGVCASDLQRTQLLPPHPLNGELVQAGTAMSRARREDLALLRKEQSCPLQRVPDVLRSGLEDASQLPIAPTGDQPCQALPPLSSRTPAPEGLVEQPTLHLRGRTECGSGATSWESDNGEQGPPVPLENSPVQAPAGDVVLEGGTSQALDSDRNPTVKDPENVTPCSIPESLAGCLQDRQFDDESGLSASGPPTRERAARQGNLKSEALFSAGAAPRMPGLSDDGSVRQPEPTSRKGAPPLEPQVGEERDKAAPLVPGLPGALTAEEGLDPLDDLASLWAVPSQGCADRAGNRQLEVAKLRINGDSEALSPHSESTDTASDFEGHFSEDSSEADPGEAAVQERSSAADQAEKHDWNGSAALPEVHRDPSLVTRTDSMVAPQSWVSRVCAVPPKIPDSLLLASTEYQPRPVSLGRPTSSVEATNPLVMQLLQGSLPLEKVLPPAHGSSKPESPQLPLTKEQSHGGSLGTQSLQDPGENSYEVGRSSPSSSRTSKESLLPESREASTGLASLQVTQVPGASSEISKKAPSSDSLYPVTHPVAASGKVEVDSKEQSSSFSFKDQKEAGHLTQSSNSSAAPGTSPGNLTTSRAPCFSSPNAVSLGPDPAGRALGDQNSAGGQGKKLFGSQNEAAALQCPRPVEPAPLPADAPPTFPSRKLAPSKNSVSGGVQTAREDWAPKPPPASFDRIKSEKIFGGGPLKANAENRKAMGPGPRELVDHLQGMPFVLDLPFWKLPREPGKGLSQPLEPSSIPSQLNIKQAFYGKLSKLQLSSTSFNYSSSSPTFPKGLAGSVVQLSHKANFGASHSASLSLQMFTDSSTVESISLQCACSLKAMIMCQGCGAFCHDDCIGPSKLCVLCLVVR; from the exons AAGGATGCCCTGCAGTGGTCTCGCAGTCCGGCTGCAGTGGAGGGAGAGGAGCCAGAGGACACAGCTGATGTGGAGAGCTGTGGGTCTAATGAAGCCAGTACTGTGAGTGGTGAAAATGATG TTTCTCTCGATGAAACGTCTTCTAATGCCTCCTGTTCTACGGAATCTCAGAGTCGGCCTCTTGCTAATCCCAGGGACAGCTGCCGAGCTTCCTCACAG GCaaacaagcagaagaaaaagaccGGGGTGATGCTGCCTCGAGTTGTCCTGACTCCTCTGAAGGTAAACGGGGCCCACGTGGAATCTGCATCAG GGTTCTCGGGCCGCCACGCCGATGGCGAGAGCGGCAGCCcgtccagcagcagcagcggctcTCTGGCCCTGGGCAGCGCTGCTATTCGTGGCCAGGCCGAGGTCGCCCGGGACCCTGCCCCGCTCCTGAGAGGCTTCCGGAAGCCAGCCACAG GTCAGATGAAGCGCAACAGAGGGGAAGAGATAGATTTTGAGACGCCTGGGTCCATTCTCGTCAATACCAACCTCCGGGCCCTGATCAACTCTCGGACCTTCCACGCGTTGCCGTCCCACTTCCAGCagcagctcctcttcctcctgcctgaaGTAGACAGACAG GTGGGGACGGATGGCCTGTTACGTCTCAGCAGCAGTGCACTGAACAACGAGTTTTTCACCCACGCGGCCCAGAGCTGGCGGGAACGCCTGGCTGATG gcGAATTCACTCATGAGATGCAAGTCAGGATACGACaggaaatggagaaggaaaagaaggtggAACAGTGGAAAGAAAAGTTCTTCGAAGACTACTATGGACAGAA ATTGGGTTTGACCAAAGAAGAGTCATTGCAGCAGAATGTGGGCCAGGAGGAGGCTGAAATCAAGAGTGACTTGCGTGTCCCAGGAGAATCAACACGACCACAGCGTGGCCAGGCCACCCGACAGCGAGATGGGCATTTCAAGAAACGCTCTCGGCCAGATCTCCGAACCAGAGCCCGAAGGAATCTGTACAAAAAACAGGAGCCAGAACAAGCAGAGATTGCTAAAGACACACAGTCTGTGGCACCAGACATCCCCCTCTACAAGGATGGGGAGGCTAAGACTGATGCAGTAGGGGTGGGCAGTCCCCATCCAGCTGGCACATCCTCCACAGCACCCACCTCAGAGAGTCCCAAATCCCCGGCAGAAACTGTGGCTTCCCGGATGCAGCCCAGTCCAGATGACCTGGCACGTGTCTCCACGTCTCCAGACAGAAATCCCAGCGTGCCTCAGGAGACCGTGGATCAGGAACCCAAGGATCAGAAGAGGAAATCCTTGGAGCAGGCAGCCTCTGCATCCTTTCCCGAAAAGAAGCCCCGGCTTGAAGATCGTCAGTCCTTTCGTAACACAATTGAAAGTGTTCACACCGAAAAGCCACAGCCCACCAAAGAGGAGCCCAAAGTCCCGCCCATCCGG ATTCAGCTTTCACGTATCAAACCACCCTGGGTGGTTAAAGGTCAGCCCACTTACCAGATATGCCCCCGCATCGTCCCCATCACGGAGTCCTCCTGCCGGGGCTGGACTGGCGCCAGGACCCTTGCAGACATTAAAGCCCGTGCTCTGCAAGTCCGAGGGGCGAGAGGCCACCACTGCCATCGAGAGGCGGCCACCACTGCCATCGGAGGGGGGGGTGGCCCGGGTGGAGGTGGCGGCGGGGCCACCGATGagggaggtggcagaggcagcagcagtggtgatggtggtgaggcCTGTGGCCACCCTGAGCCCAGGGGAGCCCCGAGTGCCCCTGGAGTGTGTGCGTCAGATCTACAGCGAACACAACTACTGCCGCCTCATCCTCTAAACGGTGAGCTTGTCCAGGCTGGAACTGCCATGTCCAGAGCCAGGAGAGAagacctggctttgctcagaaaGGAGCAGAGCTGCCCTCTACAGAGGGTTCCAGATGTCCTCAGGAGCGGGCTGGAAGATGCCTCCCAGCTCCCCATTGCTCCCACTGGGGACCAGCCATGCCAGGCTCTGCCCCCACTGTCCTCCAGAACCCCAGCACCTGAGGGGTTAGTTGAACAGCCCACGTTGCATCTGCGAGGTAGAACCGAATGTGGGTCTGGTGCCACTTCCTGGGAAAGCGATAATGGGGAGCAAGGACCCCCAGTCCCCTTGGAGAACAGTCCTGTTCAGGCTCCAGCAGGGGATGTTGTATTAGAAGGAGGCACCAGCCAGGCTCTGGACAGTGACCGTAATCCCACCGTGAAGGACCCTGAGAATGTGACCCCATGTTCTATCCCTGAATCATTGGCTGGTTGCCTGCAGGACAGACAGTTTGATGATGAATCAGGACTCAGTGCCTCGGGCCCACCCACCAGGGAAAGAGCTGCTAGACAAGGAAACTTGAAAAGTGAGGCTCTCTTCTCCGCTGGTGCTGCTCCTCGGATGCCTGGCCTGTCAGATGACGGGTCAGTGAGACAGCCTGAACCCACCTCCAGAAAAGGTGCCCCACCTCTTGAGCCCCAGGTGGGAGAAGAGCGGGACAAAGCTGCTCCCCTCGTTCCGGGGTTGCCTGGGGCCTTGACAGCTGAGGAGGGGCTGGATCCCCTCGATGACTTGGCTTCCCTCTGGGCAGTGCCATCTCAAGGGTGTGCTGACCGCGCTGGCAACAGGCAGCTAGAAGTTGCAAAGCTGAGAATCAATGGAGACTCTGAAGCCCTGAGTCCTCACAGCGAGTCCACAGACACAGCCTCTGACTTTGAAGGCCACTTCTCTGAGGACAGCAGCGAGGCCGACCCTGGTGAAGCCGCAGTGCAGGAGAGGTCCTCGGCGGCAGACCAGGCTGAGAAACATGATTGGAATGGCTCCGCCGCACTCCCCGAGGTGCACCGCGACCCGAGTCTGGTCACAAGGACAGACAGCATGGTTGCTCCTCAGAGCTGGGTGTCTCGAGTATGTGCAGTTCCCCCCAAAATCCCAGACTCCCTGCTGTTGGCCAGTACTGAGTACCAGCCGAGGCCCGTGTCTCTTGGCCGCCCCACGTCCTCAGTGGAGGCCACCAACCCACTCGTGATGCAGTTGCTGCAGGGCAGCCTACCCCTAGAGAAGGTTCTTCCTCCAGCCCATGGGAGCAGCAAACCCGAATCCCCACAACTGCCGCTTACGAAAGAGCAGAGCCATGGCGGCTCCCTGGGGACACAATCTTTGCAAGATCCTGGGGAAAACAGTTACGAGGTTGGTAGGAGCAGTCCTAGTTCGTCAAGAACCTCGAAGGAGTCTCTTCTACCTGAGAGCCGTGAAGCAAGCACCGGCCTTGCCAGCCTGCAGGTTACCCAGGTTCCTGGAGCGTCCTCGGAAATCTCCAAGAAAGCCCCAAGTTCAGACTCTCTCTATCCAGTGACACACCCAGTGGCTGCCTCTGGGAAAGTGGAAGTGGACTCCAAAGAGCAGTCCTCCTCTTTCAGTTTTAAAGATCAAAAGGAAGCTGGTCATCTGACCCAGAGCAGTAATTCAAGTGCCGCCCCAGGCACAAGTCCAGGAAATCTCACTACCTCGAGAGCCCCTTGTTTCTCATCTCCAAATGCGGTCTCCTTGGGTCCCGATCCGGCAGGTCGGGCCCTGGGTGACCAGAACAGTGCTGGAGGCCAAGGGAAGAAGCTCTTTGGCTCCCAGAACGAGGCTGCAGCCCTTCAGTGCCCCAGGCCTGTGGAGCCAGCGCCACTGCCTGCTGATGCCCCTCCCACTTTTCCCAGTAGGAAGTTGGCTCCAAGCAAGAACTCCGTGTCTGGTGGGGTACAGACTGCCAGGGAAGACTGGGCTCCAAAGCCACCGCCTGCCTCTTTTGACAGAATCAAGAGTGAGAAGATTTTTGGTGGGGGGCCTCTCAAGGCAAACGCAGAGAACAGAAAGGCAATGGGGCCTGGTCCTCGGGAGCTGGTGGATCATTTGCAAGGGATGCCCTTTGTCCTTGATTTGCCCTTCTGGAAATTACCCCGAGAGCCTGGGAAAGGGCTCAGTCAGCCTCTGGagccttcttccatcccctcccaACTCAACATCAAACAGGCCTTTTATGGGAAGCTTTCCAAACTCCAGCTCAGTTCCACCAGCTTTAATTATTCCTCCAGCTCCCCCACCTTTCCCAAAGGCCTTGCTGGAAGTGTGgtgcagctgagccacaaagcaaACTTTGGTGCGAGCCACAGTGCATCACTTTCCTTGCAGATGTTCACCGACAGCAGCACGGTGGAAAGCATCTCGCTCCAGTGTGCGTGCAGCCTGAAAGCCATGATCATGTGCCAGGGCTGCGGCGCGTTCTGTCACGATGACTGTATTGGACCCTCAAAGCTCTGTGTATTGTGCCTTGTGGTGAGATAA